A genomic window from Candidatus Andeanibacterium colombiense includes:
- the rpsQ gene encoding 30S ribosomal protein S17, with product MPKRILVGTIVSDKTDKTVTVKVERKVKHPLYGKIIRRSKKYHAHDEANEFKAGETVRIEETRPISKTKTWKVLDRVNAGKGTALEANLEADA from the coding sequence ATGCCGAAGCGTATCCTGGTTGGGACCATCGTCTCCGACAAGACCGACAAGACCGTCACGGTCAAGGTCGAGCGCAAGGTGAAGCACCCGCTCTACGGGAAGATCATCCGCCGCTCGAAGAAGTACCACGCCCATGACGAGGCGAATGAGTTCAAGGCCGGAGAGACCGTGCGGATCGAAGAGACCCGCCCGATTTCGAAGACCAAGACGTGGAAAGTTCTCGACCGCGTGAATGCGGGCAAGGGCACGGCGCTCGAAGCCAATCTCGAAGCCGACGCGTAA
- the rpmC gene encoding 50S ribosomal protein L29 has product MSAIDDLKVKTDEQLSDDLGELKREQFNLRFQAATNQLERPARVKEVRRQIARIKTLQSQRSAAAKA; this is encoded by the coding sequence ATGTCCGCAATCGATGACCTCAAGGTGAAGACCGACGAACAGCTTTCCGACGACCTCGGCGAGCTCAAGCGCGAGCAGTTCAACCTGCGCTTCCAGGCCGCGACCAACCAGCTCGAGCGTCCTGCCCGGGTCAAGGAAGTCCGCCGCCAGATCGCGCGCATCAAGACGCTGCAGAGCCAACGCTCCGCGGCCGCCAAGGCTTAG
- the rplP gene encoding 50S ribosomal protein L16: MLQPKKTKFRKAFKGRIKGVAKGGATLNFGSYGLKAMEPERITARQIEAARRAITRHIKRQGRLWIRIFPDVPVTKKPAEVRQGKGKGAIEFWAARVKPGRILFELDGVAGPLAAEAFERAAMKLPIKTKVVARLGDTSHLEGE; encoded by the coding sequence ATGCTGCAACCGAAGAAAACCAAGTTCCGCAAGGCATTCAAGGGCCGGATCAAGGGCGTTGCCAAGGGCGGCGCCACGTTGAACTTCGGCTCCTATGGCCTGAAGGCGATGGAGCCCGAGCGGATCACCGCACGCCAGATCGAAGCGGCCCGCCGCGCGATCACGCGCCACATCAAGCGCCAGGGGCGCCTGTGGATCCGGATCTTCCCGGATGTGCCGGTGACCAAGAAGCCCGCCGAAGTCCGCCAGGGCAAGGGCAAGGGCGCGATCGAATTCTGGGCCGCCCGGGTCAAGCCCGGCCGGATCCTGTTCGAACTCGACGGCGTTGCCGGCCCGCTGGCCGCCGAAGCTTTCGAACGCGCTGCGATGAAGCTGCCGATCAAGACCAAGGTCGTGGCCCGCCTGGGCGACACCTCGCACCTGGAGGGTGAATGA
- the rpsC gene encoding 30S ribosomal protein S3, with product MGHKSNPIGLRLQINRTWDSRWYAEGRDYAKLLKEDIAIRKFVNDTLPQAAISKIVIERPAKLCRVSIYAARPGVIIGKKGADIEKLRSQLSKITASEVKLNIVEIRKPEIDAKLVAQGIADQLIRRIAFRRAMKRAMQSAMRLGAEGIKVMCGGRLGGAEIARVEQYREGRVPLHTLRANVDYASAEALTAYGIIGIKVWVFKGEIFGHDPMAQDRLMMDAQTSGVRPAREDRR from the coding sequence ATGGGTCATAAGAGCAATCCGATCGGCCTGCGCCTGCAGATCAACCGCACCTGGGACAGTCGCTGGTACGCCGAAGGGCGCGACTATGCGAAGCTGCTCAAGGAAGACATCGCGATCCGCAAGTTCGTGAACGACACCCTGCCGCAGGCCGCGATCTCGAAGATCGTGATCGAGCGTCCGGCGAAGCTGTGCCGCGTCAGCATCTATGCCGCGCGCCCCGGTGTGATCATCGGCAAGAAGGGTGCGGATATCGAGAAGCTGCGGAGCCAGCTTTCGAAGATCACCGCCAGCGAAGTGAAGCTGAACATCGTCGAGATCCGCAAGCCGGAAATCGATGCCAAGCTCGTTGCCCAGGGCATCGCCGATCAGCTGATTCGCCGTATCGCTTTCCGCCGCGCGATGAAGCGCGCGATGCAGTCGGCCATGCGTCTCGGTGCCGAAGGCATCAAGGTGATGTGCGGCGGCCGTCTCGGTGGCGCCGAAATCGCCCGCGTCGAGCAGTATCGCGAAGGCCGCGTGCCGCTCCATACGCTGCGCGCGAATGTCGATTACGCGTCAGCTGAAGCGCTGACCGCCTATGGCATCATCGGAATCAAGGTCTGGGTCTTCAAGGGCGAGATCTTCGGCCACGATCCGATGGCGCAGGACCGCCTGATGATGGACGCGCAGACCTCCGGCGTGCGCCCCGCGCGCGAAGACCGCCGTTAA
- the rplV gene encoding 50S ribosomal protein L22, with protein MGKQKAPRRVGEKEALSVGTTIRGSAQKLNLVAGLIRGKKAEEALNILTFSKRAMAQDAKKVLASAIANAENNHNLDVDALVVAEASVGKSVTMKRFATRGRGKSTRILKPFSRLRIVVREVEEA; from the coding sequence ATGGGCAAGCAGAAAGCTCCCCGTCGCGTCGGTGAGAAGGAAGCGCTCTCGGTCGGCACCACCATCCGTGGTTCCGCCCAGAAGCTCAACCTCGTCGCCGGTCTGATCCGCGGCAAGAAGGCCGAAGAGGCCCTCAACATCCTGACCTTCTCCAAGCGGGCGATGGCGCAGGATGCGAAGAAGGTGCTCGCCTCGGCGATCGCCAATGCCGAGAACAACCACAACCTCGACGTCGACGCGCTCGTCGTTGCCGAGGCCAGCGTTGGCAAGTCGGTCACCATGAAGCGGTTCGCCACGCGCGGCCGCGGCAAGTCCACGCGCATCCTTAAGCCGTTCAGCCGGTTGCGCATCGTCGTCCGCGAAGTCGAGGAGGCCTGA
- the rpsS gene encoding 30S ribosomal protein S19 — MARSVWKGPFVELSLLKKAEDAQEQSGRAGPIKTWSRRSTVLPQFVGLTFNVYNGHKFIPVSVSEEMVGHKLGEFAPTRTFPGHAADKKGKR; from the coding sequence ATGGCTCGTTCCGTCTGGAAAGGCCCGTTCGTCGAACTCAGCCTGCTGAAGAAGGCAGAGGACGCTCAGGAACAGAGTGGCCGCGCCGGTCCGATCAAGACCTGGTCGCGCCGCTCCACCGTCCTGCCGCAGTTCGTCGGGCTGACGTTCAACGTCTATAACGGTCACAAATTCATCCCCGTCTCGGTGAGCGAGGAAATGGTCGGCCACAAGCTCGGCGAGTTCGCACCCACGCGTACTTTCCCGGGCCACGCAGCCGACAAGAAGGGTAAGCGCTAA
- the rplB gene encoding 50S ribosomal protein L2 translates to MALKNYKPTSPARRGLVLVDRSGLFKGKPVKALTEGKSKTGGRNNKGHVTSRGIGGGHKQKYRFVDFKRRKWGVPATVERIEYDPNRTAFIALLKYEDGELAYILAPQRVAVGDQVIAGEKTDVKPGNAMLLSQMPVGTICHNIEMKPGKGGQIARSAGTYVQLVGRDRGLVIVRLNSGEQRYLRGDCMGTVGAVSNPDNSNQTLAKAGRRRWMGVKPLTRGVAKNPVDHPHGGGEGRTSGGRHPVTPWGKPTKGARTRHNKATDKMIIRSRHAKKKR, encoded by the coding sequence ATGGCACTCAAGAACTACAAACCGACAAGCCCCGCGCGTCGCGGCCTCGTGCTGGTCGATCGCTCGGGCCTGTTCAAGGGCAAGCCCGTCAAGGCGCTTACCGAAGGCAAGAGCAAGACTGGCGGACGCAACAACAAGGGCCACGTCACTTCGCGCGGCATCGGCGGCGGTCACAAGCAGAAGTATCGCTTTGTCGACTTCAAGCGTCGCAAGTGGGGCGTTCCGGCGACCGTGGAGCGGATCGAATACGATCCCAACCGCACCGCCTTCATCGCGCTGCTCAAGTATGAGGACGGCGAACTCGCCTATATCCTCGCACCGCAGCGCGTGGCGGTCGGCGATCAGGTGATCGCGGGCGAAAAGACCGACGTGAAGCCGGGCAACGCAATGCTGCTCAGCCAGATGCCGGTCGGCACGATCTGCCACAACATCGAGATGAAGCCGGGCAAGGGCGGCCAGATCGCCCGTTCGGCGGGGACTTACGTCCAGCTTGTCGGCCGTGACCGCGGCCTGGTGATCGTCCGCCTGAACTCGGGCGAACAGCGTTACCTGCGCGGCGATTGCATGGGCACGGTTGGCGCGGTTTCGAACCCCGACAACTCCAACCAGACGCTGGCCAAGGCCGGTCGCCGCCGCTGGATGGGCGTCAAGCCGCTCACCCGCGGTGTCGCCAAGAACCCGGTCGATCACCCGCATGGTGGTGGTGAAGGCCGCACCAGCGGTGGCCGTCATCCGGTTACTCCGTGGGGCAAGCCGACCAAGGGTGCGCGGACCCGTCACAACAAGGCGACGGACAAGATGATCATCCGTTCGCGTCACGCCAAGAAGAAGAGGTAA
- a CDS encoding 50S ribosomal protein L23 has translation MAKKQQDVDTRHYNVILAPHITEKSTLLSEHNAVVFKVAESATKPQIKAAVEALFDTKVKTVNTIVSKGKTKRWKGKPYSRSDSKKAIVTLAEGQDPIDVTSGI, from the coding sequence ATGGCTAAGAAGCAGCAGGACGTGGACACCCGTCATTACAACGTGATCCTCGCGCCCCACATCACCGAGAAGTCGACCCTGCTTTCCGAGCATAACGCGGTGGTGTTCAAGGTTGCCGAGAGCGCCACCAAGCCGCAGATCAAGGCTGCGGTCGAAGCGCTGTTCGACACCAAGGTGAAGACGGTCAACACGATCGTCTCCAAGGGCAAGACCAAGCGCTGGAAGGGCAAGCCCTATTCGCGCTCCGACAGCAAAAAAGCGATCGTGACGCTGGCCGAAGGCCAGGATCCGATCGACGTCACCAGCGGTATCTGA
- the rplD gene encoding 50S ribosomal protein L4 translates to MKVKVQTLDGKAAKDADLELSDAVFGLEPRADILHRVVTWQLENRRGIARAARERSDVARTGKKFGRQKGGGTARHGDRKAPIFIGGGKAHGPRRREFDVSLNKKIRALGLKMALSAKAKDGLVIIDTLDIKDAKTKFLAVQLANAGWGKKVLVIDGESVSSSFATAAGNLKDINVLPAIGANVYDILKHDTLVLTRAAVEKLEARFNG, encoded by the coding sequence GTGAAGGTCAAGGTTCAGACCCTCGACGGCAAGGCGGCCAAGGATGCCGACCTTGAGCTGTCGGATGCGGTATTCGGCCTCGAGCCGCGTGCCGACATCCTCCACCGCGTCGTCACCTGGCAGCTCGAGAATCGCCGCGGTATCGCCCGCGCGGCTCGCGAGCGTTCGGATGTCGCCCGCACCGGCAAGAAGTTCGGCCGCCAGAAGGGTGGCGGCACCGCCCGTCACGGCGATCGCAAGGCCCCGATCTTCATCGGTGGTGGTAAGGCCCACGGTCCGCGCCGTCGTGAATTCGACGTGTCGCTGAACAAGAAGATCCGTGCGCTCGGTCTCAAGATGGCGCTGTCGGCCAAGGCTAAGGACGGCCTGGTGATTATCGACACGCTCGATATCAAGGATGCCAAGACCAAGTTTCTCGCCGTTCAGCTCGCCAATGCGGGTTGGGGCAAGAAGGTGCTGGTGATCGACGGCGAAAGCGTGAGCAGCAGCTTCGCGACTGCCGCCGGCAACCTGAAGGACATCAACGTCCTCCCGGCGATCGGTGCCAACGTCTATGACATCCTCAAGCATGATACGCTGGTGCTGACCCGCGCGGCGGTCGAAAAACTGGAGGCGCGGTTCAATGGCTAA
- the rplC gene encoding 50S ribosomal protein L3, producing the protein MRTGVIAKKVGMTRLFQEDGRHVPVTVLALDNCQVVSIRTGETDGYTALQVGSGEAKQKNVAKPQREHFAKAQVPLKKKVAEFRVSEDAVLAVGSTIAASHFLPGQLVDITGDTQGKGFQGAMKRWGFGGMRATHGVSISHRAHGSTGNRQDPGRVFKGKKMAGHMGDRQRTQQNLEIVRTDDERGLIFVKGSVPGSKNGWLLVRDSVKVPLPEGAPFPGAILQDKATLHAEEAPAGMVDHAAEHEVHEQVSPEQQQELLHDQQAGAGDDVTPAVGDKNNEADGTAGGDDSKES; encoded by the coding sequence ATGCGCACTGGCGTGATCGCTAAAAAAGTCGGGATGACCCGCCTGTTCCAGGAAGACGGCCGCCATGTGCCCGTCACCGTCCTGGCGCTGGACAATTGCCAGGTCGTTTCGATTCGCACCGGGGAGACCGACGGTTACACCGCGCTCCAGGTCGGATCGGGCGAAGCCAAGCAAAAGAACGTCGCCAAGCCGCAGCGCGAGCATTTCGCGAAGGCGCAGGTTCCGCTGAAAAAGAAGGTCGCGGAATTCCGCGTTTCGGAAGACGCGGTTCTGGCGGTCGGTTCGACCATCGCGGCGTCGCACTTCCTTCCCGGCCAGCTTGTGGACATCACCGGAGACACCCAGGGCAAGGGTTTCCAGGGCGCGATGAAGCGCTGGGGCTTCGGCGGCATGCGCGCCACCCACGGCGTTTCCATCAGCCACCGTGCTCACGGTTCGACCGGCAACCGCCAGGATCCGGGCCGTGTGTTCAAGGGCAAGAAGATGGCCGGCCACATGGGCGACCGTCAACGCACCCAGCAGAACCTCGAAATCGTCCGCACGGATGACGAGCGCGGCCTGATCTTCGTCAAGGGCTCGGTCCCCGGTTCGAAGAACGGCTGGCTGCTGGTTCGCGATTCCGTCAAGGTTCCGCTGCCCGAGGGCGCTCCGTTCCCGGGTGCGATCCTGCAGGACAAGGCGACGCTCCACGCGGAAGAAGCGCCGGCCGGCATGGTCGATCACGCCGCCGAGCACGAAGTGCACGAGCAGGTTTCGCCGGAGCAGCAGCAGGAACTGCTTCACGATCAGCAGGCCGGGGCCGGTGACGACGTCACCCCCGCGGTCGGCGACAAGAATAACGAAGCCGACGGCACTGCCGGCGGCGACGACAGCAAGGAGTCCTGA
- the rpsJ gene encoding 30S ribosomal protein S10 — MEAQNIRIRLKAFDHRVLDQATGEIADTARRTGALIRGPIPLPTRIEKFTVNRGPHIDKKSREQFEVRTYKRLLDIVQPNAQTVDALMKLDLAAGVNVEIKLA; from the coding sequence ATGGAAGCTCAGAATATCCGCATTCGCCTCAAGGCGTTTGATCATCGCGTACTCGACCAGGCGACTGGCGAGATCGCGGACACCGCCCGCCGCACGGGCGCGCTTATCCGGGGCCCCATTCCTCTTCCGACGCGTATCGAAAAGTTCACCGTGAACCGCGGCCCGCACATCGACAAGAAGTCGCGCGAGCAGTTCGAGGTGCGCACCTACAAGCGGCTGCTGGACATTGTGCAGCCGAACGCCCAGACGGTCGACGCGCTGATGAAGCTCGATCTGGCTGCCGGCGTGAATGTCGAGATCAAGCTCGCCTAA
- the tuf gene encoding elongation factor Tu, translating into MGKAKFERNKPHCNVGTIGHVDHGKTTLTAAITKVMAELHGGAAVDFANIDKAPEERERGITISTAHVEYETTGRHYAHVDCPGHADYVKNMITGAAQMDGGILVVNAADGPMPQTREHILLARQVGVPALVVYMNKVDQVDDEELLELVELEVRELLSKYDFPGDDIPIIKGSALAALEGRDDNIGKDSIVALMDAVDSFIPQPDRPVDKPFLMPIEDVFSISGRGTVVTGRVETGVVNVGDEVEIVGIKDTQKTVVTGVEMFRKLLDRGEAGDNIGALIRGVGRDDVERGQVLAKPGSVNPHTEFNAEVYVLSKDEGGRHTPFFANYRPQFYFRTTDVTGEVILPEGTEMVMPGDNVTIGVKLIAPIAMDEGLRFAIREGGRTVGSGVVSKITK; encoded by the coding sequence ATGGGCAAGGCAAAATTCGAGCGGAACAAGCCGCACTGCAACGTTGGCACCATCGGTCACGTCGACCATGGCAAGACCACGCTGACCGCCGCGATCACCAAGGTGATGGCTGAGCTGCACGGCGGCGCTGCTGTCGACTTCGCGAACATCGACAAGGCTCCCGAAGAGCGCGAGCGCGGCATCACGATCTCGACGGCTCACGTCGAGTACGAGACCACCGGTCGCCACTATGCGCACGTCGATTGCCCGGGTCACGCCGACTACGTGAAGAACATGATCACCGGCGCCGCGCAAATGGACGGCGGCATCCTGGTGGTGAACGCTGCCGACGGCCCGATGCCGCAGACCCGCGAGCACATCCTGCTCGCCCGTCAGGTCGGCGTGCCGGCGCTTGTCGTCTACATGAACAAGGTCGACCAGGTCGATGACGAGGAGCTCCTCGAGCTCGTCGAACTCGAAGTGCGCGAGCTGCTTTCGAAGTACGACTTCCCGGGTGACGACATTCCGATCATCAAGGGTTCGGCTCTCGCCGCTCTCGAAGGTCGCGACGACAACATCGGCAAGGATTCGATCGTTGCCCTGATGGATGCGGTCGATTCGTTCATTCCGCAGCCCGACCGTCCGGTCGACAAGCCGTTCCTGATGCCGATCGAAGACGTGTTCTCGATCTCGGGTCGCGGTACGGTCGTCACCGGTCGCGTCGAGACCGGCGTTGTGAACGTGGGTGACGAAGTCGAGATCGTCGGCATCAAGGACACGCAGAAGACGGTCGTGACCGGCGTCGAAATGTTCCGCAAGCTGCTCGATCGCGGTGAAGCCGGCGACAATATCGGTGCGCTGATCCGCGGCGTCGGCCGTGACGACGTGGAGCGCGGCCAGGTTCTGGCCAAGCCCGGTTCGGTCAACCCGCACACCGAATTCAACGCCGAAGTCTACGTGCTGTCGAAGGATGAAGGTGGCCGTCACACGCCGTTCTTCGCCAACTACCGCCCGCAGTTCTACTTCCGCACCACCGACGTAACCGGCGAAGTGATCCTCCCCGAGGGCACCGAGATGGTCATGCCGGGCGACAACGTCACGATCGGCGTCAAGCTGATCGCTCCGATCGCGATGGACGAAGGTCTGCGCTTCGCAATTCGCGAAGGCGGCCGCACCGTCGGTTCGGGGGTTGTCAGCAAGATCACTAAGTAA
- the fusA gene encoding elongation factor G, with protein MARSHPIERYRNIGIMAHIDAGKTTTTERILYYTGKSYKIGEVHDGAATMDWMEQEQERGITITSAATTTFWQAEDGQGPEHRINIIDTPGHVDFTIEVERSLRVLDGAVAVFDGVAGVEPQSETVWRQADKYGVPRMCFINKLDRTGADFYYCVQSIIDRLGAKPLVMYLPIGAESDLKGVVDLVNNRGIVWLDESLGAKFDYVEIPAELADKAAEYREKLIELAVEQDDAATEAYLEGNEPDVATLKALIRKGTLDRAFVPVVCGSAFKNKGVQPLLDAVVDYMPSPLDVPAIKGVKPDSDEEDERPSSDDAPFSALAFKIMNDPFVGSLTFARIYSGRLAKGSYLNSVKDREEKIGRMLLMHANSREDIDEAFAGDIVALAGLKETTTGDTLCAKNAPIILERMEFPEPVIELSVEPKTKADQEKMGIALNRLAAEDPSFRVSTDHESGQTIIKGMGELHLEILVDRMKREFKVEANVGAPQVAYRESLSKAVDVDYTHKKQSGGTGQFGRVKIKVAPGERGSGITFIDEIKGGNIPKEYIPSVEKGMREQAASGYLIGFPIIDFEIRLYDGAYHDVDSSTIAFEIAGRGAMREVAEKAGIKLLEPVMKVEVVTPEEYLGDVIGDLNSRRGQIQGTDTRGNAQSVEAFVPLANMFGYVNELRSFTQGRAQYSMQFSHYDEVPANVATEIKSKLA; from the coding sequence ATGGCACGCAGCCATCCGATCGAACGCTACCGCAATATCGGCATCATGGCGCATATCGACGCCGGCAAGACCACCACGACCGAGCGGATCCTCTACTACACCGGCAAGTCCTACAAGATCGGCGAAGTCCATGACGGCGCCGCGACGATGGACTGGATGGAGCAGGAGCAGGAGCGCGGGATCACGATCACGTCGGCTGCGACCACCACGTTCTGGCAAGCCGAGGACGGCCAGGGCCCCGAGCACCGGATCAACATCATCGACACCCCGGGCCACGTCGATTTCACCATCGAAGTCGAACGTTCGCTGCGCGTCCTCGACGGCGCGGTCGCGGTGTTCGACGGCGTCGCGGGCGTGGAACCGCAGTCCGAAACCGTCTGGCGCCAGGCCGACAAATACGGCGTTCCCCGTATGTGTTTCATCAACAAGCTCGACCGCACCGGCGCCGATTTCTACTACTGCGTCCAGTCGATCATCGACCGCCTCGGCGCGAAGCCGCTGGTGATGTATCTCCCGATCGGCGCGGAAAGCGACCTCAAGGGCGTGGTCGATCTCGTCAACAACCGCGGGATCGTGTGGCTGGATGAATCGCTTGGCGCGAAGTTCGACTATGTCGAAATCCCGGCCGAGCTCGCCGACAAGGCTGCAGAATATCGCGAGAAGCTGATCGAGCTCGCCGTCGAGCAGGACGACGCGGCGACCGAAGCCTACCTCGAGGGCAACGAGCCCGACGTCGCGACGCTCAAGGCGCTGATCCGCAAGGGCACGCTCGATCGCGCCTTCGTGCCGGTCGTGTGCGGCTCCGCGTTCAAGAACAAGGGCGTCCAGCCCCTGCTCGACGCGGTGGTCGATTACATGCCGAGCCCGCTCGACGTGCCGGCGATCAAGGGCGTGAAGCCCGACAGCGACGAGGAAGACGAGCGCCCGTCGAGCGACGACGCGCCGTTCTCCGCGCTTGCGTTCAAGATCATGAACGATCCGTTCGTCGGTTCGCTGACCTTCGCCCGCATCTACTCGGGCCGTCTCGCCAAGGGTTCTTACCTGAACTCGGTGAAGGACCGCGAAGAGAAGATCGGCCGTATGCTGCTGATGCACGCGAACAGCCGCGAAGACATCGACGAGGCCTTCGCCGGCGACATCGTCGCGCTGGCCGGCCTGAAGGAAACCACCACCGGGGACACGCTCTGCGCCAAGAACGCGCCGATCATCCTCGAGCGGATGGAATTCCCCGAACCGGTTATCGAACTGTCGGTGGAGCCAAAGACCAAGGCCGACCAGGAAAAGATGGGCATTGCGCTCAACCGCCTGGCCGCCGAGGATCCCTCGTTCCGCGTTTCGACCGACCACGAGTCGGGCCAGACCATCATCAAGGGGATGGGCGAACTCCACCTCGAGATCCTCGTCGATCGGATGAAGCGCGAATTCAAGGTCGAAGCCAACGTCGGCGCGCCGCAGGTGGCCTATCGCGAATCGCTCTCCAAGGCGGTCGATGTCGATTACACCCACAAGAAGCAGTCGGGCGGCACCGGCCAGTTCGGCCGCGTCAAGATCAAGGTCGCCCCGGGCGAACGCGGTTCGGGCATCACCTTCATCGACGAGATCAAGGGCGGTAACATTCCGAAGGAATACATCCCGTCGGTCGAGAAGGGCATGCGCGAGCAGGCTGCCAGCGGCTATCTGATCGGCTTCCCGATCATCGACTTCGAAATCCGCCTCTACGACGGCGCGTATCACGACGTCGACTCATCGACGATCGCGTTCGAAATCGCCGGTCGCGGTGCGATGCGCGAAGTTGCAGAGAAGGCCGGCATCAAGCTGCTCGAGCCGGTGATGAAGGTCGAGGTGGTCACGCCCGAGGAATATCTCGGCGACGTGATCGGCGATTTGAACAGTCGCCGCGGTCAGATTCAGGGCACCGACACGCGCGGTAATGCCCAGTCGGTCGAGGCCTTCGTGCCGCTCGCCAACATGTTCGGCTACGTCAACGAACTGCGCTCGTTCACCCAGGGACGCGCCCAGTATTCGATGCAGTTCAGCCATTACGACGAGGTCCCGGCGAATGTCGCGACCGAGATCAAGTCGAAGCTTGCTTAA
- the rpsG gene encoding 30S ribosomal protein S7 produces MSRRRRPEKREILPDPVYKDQVLSKFMNNLMLDGKKSIAEKIVYGALQVVETKAKSDPIQVFHDALNNVKPGIEVRSRRVGGATYQVPVEVRPERAQALAIRWLINAARGRAETTMAARLSGELMDAANNRGNAVKKREDTHRMADANRAFSHYRW; encoded by the coding sequence ATGTCACGTCGTCGTCGTCCCGAGAAGCGGGAAATCCTGCCCGATCCCGTCTACAAGGATCAGGTGCTGTCGAAGTTCATGAACAACCTCATGCTCGACGGGAAGAAGAGCATTGCCGAGAAGATCGTCTATGGCGCGCTTCAGGTGGTGGAGACCAAGGCCAAGTCGGACCCGATCCAGGTGTTCCACGATGCGCTGAACAATGTGAAGCCGGGCATCGAAGTCCGCTCGCGGCGTGTCGGCGGCGCGACCTACCAGGTCCCGGTCGAGGTTCGCCCCGAGCGTGCGCAGGCCCTCGCGATCCGCTGGCTGATCAACGCCGCCCGCGGGCGTGCGGAGACCACCATGGCGGCGCGTCTTTCGGGCGAGCTGATGGATGCGGCGAACAACCGCGGCAACGCGGTCAAGAAGCGGGAAGACACCCACCGCATGGCCGACGCCAACCGCGCGTTCTCGCACTACCGCTGGTAA
- the rpsL gene encoding 30S ribosomal protein S12: MPTINQLVRKGREPQKAKSKVPAMEANPQKRGVCTRVYTTTPKKPNSALRKVAKVRLTNQREVITYIPGEGHNLQEHSVVLIRGGRVRDLPGVRYHVLRGVLDTQGVKDRKRSRSKYGAKRPK, encoded by the coding sequence ATGCCGACAATCAACCAGCTGGTCCGCAAGGGTCGCGAACCGCAGAAGGCCAAGAGCAAGGTCCCTGCGATGGAAGCGAACCCGCAGAAGCGCGGCGTTTGCACCCGCGTCTATACCACGACCCCGAAGAAGCCGAACTCGGCGCTCCGCAAGGTTGCCAAGGTGCGCCTGACCAACCAGCGCGAAGTCATCACCTATATTCCGGGCGAGGGTCACAACCTCCAGGAGCACTCGGTGGTGCTGATCCGCGGCGGCCGTGTGCGCGATCTTCCCGGCGTGCGCTACCATGTGCTGCGCGGCGTGCTCGATACGCAGGGCGTCAAGGACCGCAAGCGGTCGCGCTCGAAGTACGGCGCCAAGCGCCCGAAATAA